The Candidatus Nitrospira nitrificans genome segment CTCGCGCGGGGCACGGTCACCCTGTCGGAGGCATTACGGAGTATGGTGTGAGAGAGCGTCATGATGACAAGCACGATGGTTCCCGACGAAGTGGCCCGAGCCTATGAGGCCGGCAAATGGACCACCTGTCATGAATGAACGTGTGCTGACGATTGACGTCTATTCCGATGTGATCTGCCCCTGGTGCTATGTGGGGAAGCGGCGGCTGGAACGGGCCTTGCGGCAAGTGGACGACCCTCTGAAGACTTATGTGGCGTGGAGACCGTTTCAGTTGAATCCGGCGATGCCAAAGGATGGGATGGATCGAACGGCCTACCTCGAGGCGAAGTTCGGGAGTCTGGAAACATTTAAAGAGATGGAGAAACGATTGATCGAAGCCGGTGCGATCGAACAGATTCCGTTTGCCTTCGAGAAGATCCTCAGGACGCCGAACACCTTTCTGGCCCATCGGTTGATTTGGTA includes the following:
- a CDS encoding DsbA family oxidoreductase; amino-acid sequence: MNERVLTIDVYSDVICPWCYVGKRRLERALRQVDDPLKTYVAWRPFQLNPAMPKDGMDRTAYLEAKFGSLETFKEMEKRLIEAGAIEQIPFAFEKILRTPNTFLAHRLIWYAGLQGRQDAVVDRLFKGYFEQAADIGSIAALVQLGEQAGMNREAVKLVLQSDEGTAEVRAEESAGHKFWIRGVPYFIVNGTYAISGAQPVETFVSAVDQMSARIRTGVSS